One Gemmatimonadota bacterium genomic region harbors:
- a CDS encoding DUF2188 domain-containing protein yields the protein MATRRRKRNIHVVPSGGCSAFVPRVARGKRLVECPRTQTEAIAIAVRAARRRRVEVVIHRPDGTIRDSDSYGRDSRRHRDLKH from the coding sequence ATGGCAACCCGCCGTCGCAAGCGCAACATCCATGTCGTTCCCTCCGGTGGCTGCTCCGCCTTTGTCCCTCGCGTGGCGCGCGGCAAGCGACTTGTCGAATGCCCCCGCACGCAAACCGAGGCGATCGCGATCGCCGTCCGCGCGGCACGCCGCCGTCGCGTCGAGGTCGTGATCCATCGGCCCGATGGCACGATCCGGGACTCCGACAGCTACGGTCGTGACTCTCGGCGACATCGCGATCTGAAACACTAG